The genomic stretch GGCACCTTCCCCACCAGCCGAGCGTGAGCCGAACGACCCGCGGAGAAATTTCGAGCCTCGTTTCCCGGGACCAATCGGAGACCGCGGAGGCCTATTATGACAACCTCGAGAACCAATGAAAAAAGGGATTCTCCTAGCGCCAGTCCCGGAGAGATCACACAGAGGAACGGTtcgtttttttattttaagtacaaATTAGAAAACAAGTCCGCGGCTGGAGACAGAATACGACGTTTACAAGGATGTGTGGAGAAAATTCGATGAGCTGGTAGAACCTCACTTCCCCGAAACTTGGCGGGCGAAGAACTCGCAAGTCACCCTCGCGCCCAGCGCTCCGGATGAAAGCGCGGGAGGGTAGGTGCAGCGCGCTGACGCCACacgctgggccccacccccagccgcCCGCCCTTATAGCGTAGCCCAGGCGCGCGCGCACCATTGTGTGGCTGGACTCGGCCGCCGCTGCGGTGGGTGGTGTGTGTCCGGGCCCTCGCTGTCCCCGCACCCGCACCGCGGCTTCTGTCTTGCGGTCCGCCGTTCGACAGCCAGCCCTCGGGCCCCTCGCCCGCCGCGGACATGCCGCGCGTCTACATAGGACGCCTGAGCTACAACGTCCGGGAGAAGGACATCCAGCGCTTTTTCAGTGGCTATGGCCGCCTTCTCGAAATAGATCTTAAAAATGGGTGAGTCGGGACTGGGTGCCCACGTCCGCCCGCAGCGCCCCGGGCCTGCGGCGGCAGGGCCCGTCGGAAGGAGGAGACGACCAAGGCCGCGGCGCCGCGTGGCAGGGCCGCCAAGATGGCGGCGGCGCGGGGCTGCGGGAGCGCGCGGGGGGAGCGGAGGCGCGCACGCGCGCGCCCCCGGCCTAACGACTCCCGCTGGTCTCCCGCCCTCGCACCGCCCCCCAGGTACGGCTTCGTGGAGTTCGAGGACTCCCGCGACGCCGACGACGCCGTTTACGAGCTGAACGGCAAGGAGCTCTGCGGCGAGCGCGTGATCGTGGAGCACGCCCGGGGCCCGCGCCGCGATCGTGACGGCTACAGCTACGGAAGCCGCAGTGAGTCCCACCCCCGCGCGCTCCGCGTCCTTGGGACCCCGGGGGGCGGGCGCAGGCTtagggggggcggggtggggcctCCCAGCCGGGCAGGCGTGGTGGCCGGGGTCGTTTGACTCGGGTGTCCCCGGGGCCCGCTGCCTTCGCGTCTGCCCGGGGAAGACACGGGACGCCGGAGCGCGGGGATTGGGTGGTGGGTTTTGCTTAGCCAGGGTTTGGGTGTTTGGGGGCGGGGTTGCTAAGTTGGGAGGGACTGACGTGCTGGGCCCCTGTCAGCACTGTCGTGGGCTCTGCCTACGGAGGAAGTGAGGGATGGCTGTATTTGTTGCATGCCCCTTACTTACCTGTCAGTGCATTAGCTGGGAATGTGAATGATTTAGCCTAGAAGTTTGGAGAcaggctggggtggaggtggggtcggggcgggaaagggggtggggtttTAAGAGTAGGTTTTAGTGTTATTCAAATTGGCGGGGGCCAAAGGAAATATTCTTTAGAAGTAATGTGGTACTCTACCACAAAGTAGATTTAAATGAGCTTTATGCTGTATTTGAACTAGTTGGGGCATGTTattgggaggaggtggggggattTTTGGTTATGTTAAATGTTTGATGTTGAAATTGTTGCATGTTGAATTCAAACTTTTTAACAAGTCCTTGATGTTTCAATTTGAAAGTGACCAATGGGGCTGAGGCTGTGTCCACTGAGGCTAAGATGACtgcctttcctgattggccttgGCTTTTCCATACATTGTGTGACCCTTGCCCTATGACCCTTTGGCTGACCTTACCGGAAGCCATGACGACAGCAGCCTTTTGCCATTAGACGCAGGGTGATGGTGAGGATTCCAAGGGTTAGACAAAACTGGTTAATCTGAACTAGGTGACTGTTACCTTGCGTGTTTTGTGGCCAAACCACCACCAAAAACCTCACACTGTGATGTAAGTACTTAGTGTAACTAgtaaacatttttgtaaaatgtagaAATGCATGTAATCagttaagttttatattttacaatgttCTGTAAAATAAAACTTAGCGAGGTAAATTGAATAAAGGAGCAGTCACTTTCTAACAGAATGTAGGAGAGTTTAGTTGGATTTAGTCTATTTGACTTGCCCTTAATTTAATTTATGGCAAATCACAACTGTATCAAAGGTTTAGCAATATAGTAGCAAAGTCCTACTCCAGTAAATAAAAGTTGATATGTTTGTACTAACTTTCAAAAACATGTATCCCTATCATTACAAAGCATCTAATTGTTCTCTTCATGTGATAAAGGTGGTGGAGGTGGATACAGCAGTCGGAGAACCTCTGGCAGAGACAAATATGGACCACCTGTACGCACAGAATTCAGGCTTATTGTAGAAAATCTTTCTAGTCGTTGCAGTTGGCAAGATTTAAAGGTAAGTGCTATAATGTGAGAGAAAAAAGATATGACTAATGGTTAAAAGGTAGGGTTTTGTattgctcttttatttctgagaatCGGATTTAACGCAtagttttttctttagatttctgGGTCTGACCAGTCTTGTTGCTCTTTTAGGATTTCATGAGACAAGCAGGTGAAGTAACCTATGCGGATGCTCACAAAGAACGCACAAATGAAGGCGTCATTGAGTTTCGCTCCTACTCTGACATGAAGCGTGCTTTGGATAAGCTGGATGGTACGGAAATCAATGGGAGAAATATTAGACTAATTGAAGATAAACCACGAACAAGCCACAGGCGGTCTTATTCTGGAAGCAGATCAAGGTAATTTATTGAAGGATGTGGAGAAGGGAGGAAACAGTATTTGCcacaaataaaggaaaattcaaaCAGCAGTATTTCAATTGCTGCTTAATTGAAATTAGGTCAGTTCTTAGTTTCTTTTGTTGCATCATTGGAGCAATTAaggtttttttgttggtttgtctGTTTTTCATAAATTGTTCAAACATTCACGTCAAGACGTCTTGagataaagatttattgatttattgtcaACGTTTCTTGTTACAGGTCACGGTCTAGGAGAAGGTCACGAAGTAGGAGTCGTAGGAGCAGCCGCAGTAGATCTCGAAGTATCTCAAAAAGTCGCTCCCGGTAAATGTGTCCTTGAGTGTTTTTCTGAATTACATACTTTATAGAGTGCTTATATGTTTGGCAaggtactgaaaaaaaaatctggcttttATTGTCTAGATCCAGGTCTCGGAGCAAAGGTCGATCACGTTCTCGTTCAAAAGGCAGGAAATCTAGATCAAAAAGCAAATCTAAACCTAAGTCTGATCGAGGCTCCCGTTCACGCTCTCGGAGCAGATCGAAGGATGAATATGAGAAGTCTCGAAGCAGGTCTCGTTCTCGATCTCGTTCCCccaaagaaaatgggaaaggtGATATAAAGTCAAAATCCAGATCAAGGAGCCAGTCTCGTTCCAATTCACCCCTACCTGCTCCACCCTCAAAGGCCCGTTCTGTGTCCCCTCCACCAAAAAGAGCTTCAAGATCCCATTCTAGATCTCATTCAAAGTCAAGGTCACGATCCAGATCGAGTTCCAGAGATTAACCCAGAACTCTACATTCTTTGCACACTATTACGGAACACTTTCCTACTTGCTTAGGCAGTTACTCTTCCACATTTGTACTTGGCCTCTTCTGCAAGAAGAATCTCCCGAAAACAGGGGCATACAAAAATTGGATTTGTagccaaatttgatgaaaaagatGAGGTTCTAAAGAAATGGCATGAAGTCAAAGATCCTCTCCCTTTGTAGAATTAAGATAACTTTGATTTTATAGCTTTTGAGCTAAAATAACTTTTGTAAAGATTAAgctcatttagattttttttttaagtatttcagCAGGATCTGCTGCAAGGGTTTCTGtcattgttatatttgtttgctTAATTTTAAATTAACCGTTTCAAGCTTTGAACACTTAAGGCTTTAGAGGGAGAACCCAATTTCCAATTATGTTGGCTTTTTATAAAGCTTGAGTTATGTAAGATTTCAATAAAAGTTTGCTACCAAGATGATTGCCTTATTGAATAGGTCACTCttaaattcctttaaatattgATTATCTGCTGTCTGTGGAAATAATGTAAATTCTACTTAAGTGTAAAACAAGGCAAGTCTCAGACCAGCAATAAATTATTCAATTTGGATAACATTATTTTGTCCTGTTATTCAAATTTGCCAACGTCATATTGGCCCCTTAAACAggttaagttaaaaataaaagattttatagtTGATCTGTTACACAATTTTGCCtaaattaatagattttttaaataatgaaacctTTTTCAAACTTAAATTGATTGAACTCTTCAAAAAATAGTTCCTGTTACTTGGGATCTTATCTAGCCTGGTAATCCCACTTTCTGGAAGTGGTCGTTGTAATTAGTGTTTTGTTAGAATAAGGTTCCGTGGTCTTTAATGTTTGTTGTGTAAAAATGGAAGTAACCTTTCTTTgatcagaaatttggtgtgttattcaaaatggaaaagcaaatatttcattttctactgAAGGATCCTTAACAGGCACTTAAAACAGATCGCTTGATAAATCAGTTTTACTGATTAAAGTAAAATTCCACCTAACAGTCAGTCCCCTTTAGTTAGTGGGGTTCTGTGATAATTGGTTAGATCATCCTTGTAAAACTTTTATGTGGTTGGCTTGGAAAAAATTTAAACGGGTTAACCCTAAACTTTTGTACTTCATCATGAAGGTTAATGAATACTGTGGAAACCAAATTTTATAATACTGCAAATTTGTAGGAGTTACTGGGTTACCAATTAGTCCATACATCCGTTAAGCCTAGTTAGTTGAGATTGCAGTTTGAGAAATGAATTAccttatatatatatctctctttcTCCAGATTCTTTAAATAAGGTAATTTCATTAAAAGCACTCATTAATCttagtctgaaatcaagatgtagGTTATACGGCTCAGCTTTAACATCTTCCTGGGAGCTGTCACTATATAAGGTGTTAAGGGCTGGATAGTGTTAGGGTGTGGTGGGTACCACTCATTGTGCTGCAGGGGGGACTAGAAAGCATCATAATCTAGAGTTGGTTTGTAGGTTTAGATAA from Balaenoptera acutorostrata chromosome 15, mBalAcu1.1, whole genome shotgun sequence encodes the following:
- the SRSF6 gene encoding serine/arginine-rich splicing factor 6, encoding MPRVYIGRLSYNVREKDIQRFFSGYGRLLEIDLKNGYGFVEFEDSRDADDAVYELNGKELCGERVIVEHARGPRRDRDGYSYGSRSGGGGYSSRRTSGRDKYGPPVRTEFRLIVENLSSRCSWQDLKDFMRQAGEVTYADAHKERTNEGVIEFRSYSDMKRALDKLDGTEINGRNIRLIEDKPRTSHRRSYSGSRSRSRSRRRSRSRSRRSSRSRSRSISKSRSRSRSRSKGRSRSRSKGRKSRSKSKSKPKSDRGSRSRSRSRSKDEYEKSRSRSRSRSRSPKENGKGDIKSKSRSRSQSRSNSPLPAPPSKARSVSPPPKRASRSHSRSHSKSRSRSRSSSRD